Proteins encoded together in one Schumannella luteola window:
- a CDS encoding WxL protein peptidoglycan domain-containing protein, which produces MTHSPHRAAVRRAPRLLAALALGAAFVVVGGAVGLDAVAASAAAPVSATVSSAVSRPGASALPTADAAAGPSWSVAPVPASDGSPRPNFDYSADPGEVIDDAIQITNTGAITLDLDVYAADAFTTREGNIDLLAAGEKSVDGGSWIAVAQPSVVLDPGQSATVPFAVTVPLGAKPGDHPAGVVASLSTGGDATVQVDRRLGSRVQLRVSGAVEPAIALGEPRLDFGGALNPLALGDATVTYTVKNTGNVRVTAGALVTLGGPLGLGATSTADQLPEILPGSQIEVRRTVTGVAALFVLTAEVRLAPESVGIGATVLPAITRSATVAAVPVIPLAVLLLAAAAVVFVVLRLRRRRAAAATPAPAPAPVLGEGAGDADSGASPDTDTDTGAEAKEPAVTRG; this is translated from the coding sequence ATGACCCATAGCCCCCATCGCGCCGCCGTCCGCCGCGCGCCTCGTCTTCTCGCCGCTCTCGCTCTGGGGGCGGCCTTCGTCGTGGTCGGAGGTGCGGTCGGGCTGGATGCGGTGGCCGCGTCCGCGGCTGCGCCCGTTTCTGCGACCGTGTCGTCCGCAGTCAGTCGACCCGGCGCATCCGCGCTTCCGACAGCGGATGCCGCCGCCGGGCCGAGCTGGAGCGTCGCGCCGGTGCCGGCGTCCGACGGCTCGCCGCGCCCGAACTTCGACTACAGTGCCGACCCGGGCGAGGTGATCGACGACGCCATCCAGATCACCAACACGGGCGCGATCACGCTCGACCTCGACGTCTACGCGGCTGACGCCTTCACGACGCGCGAGGGCAACATCGACCTGCTCGCGGCGGGCGAGAAGTCGGTCGACGGCGGATCGTGGATCGCCGTCGCGCAGCCCTCCGTCGTGCTCGATCCCGGGCAGTCGGCGACCGTGCCCTTCGCCGTCACGGTGCCGCTCGGCGCGAAGCCGGGCGATCATCCGGCCGGCGTCGTCGCCTCGCTGAGCACCGGCGGGGATGCGACGGTGCAGGTGGATCGCCGCCTCGGCAGCCGCGTGCAGCTGCGCGTGTCGGGTGCGGTCGAGCCGGCGATCGCGCTGGGTGAGCCGCGGCTCGACTTCGGCGGAGCACTGAACCCGCTCGCACTCGGCGACGCGACCGTGACCTACACGGTGAAGAACACCGGCAATGTGCGCGTGACCGCGGGCGCCCTGGTGACGCTCGGCGGTCCGCTCGGCCTCGGGGCGACGTCGACGGCGGATCAGCTGCCCGAGATCCTGCCCGGCTCGCAGATCGAGGTGCGACGCACGGTCACCGGCGTCGCCGCGCTGTTCGTGCTCACCGCCGAGGTGCGCCTCGCGCCCGAGAGCGTCGGCATCGGCGCGACCGTTCTGCCGGCGATCACGCGGTCGGCGACCGTCGCGGCGGTGCCCGTGATTCCGCTCGCGGTGCTGCTTCTCGCGGCCGCGGCGGTCGTGTTCGTGGTGCTGCGGTTGCGGCGACGCCGTGCGGCTGCGGCGACGCCGGCCCCGGCCCCGGCCCCGGTCCTCGGAGAGGGGGCCGGGGATGCGGATTCCGGAGCGTCCCCCGACACCGATACCGACACCGGCGCCGAGGCGAAGGAACCCGCGGTGACGCGCGGCTGA
- a CDS encoding heme ABC transporter ATP-binding protein → MSQSRTPPRMRARGIVVRRGGRPVLDGVDLELRAGEVIALVGPNGAGKSTLLHVLAGDLVPDAGEIQLGGIPLRSLKPAAAARRRSVLTQSNEVSFPFTVDEVVRMGRAPWTGADESAHDAAEVEAAIDVAELRALRERRMPQLSGGERARAASARVRAQATTITLLDEPTASLDIRHQERLLADVRARAAAGASAVVVLHDLDLAAAWAHRVAVLAEGRIQALDVPHRALDAVLLSRVYRHPIAVHPDPLDATRLVIRPDRRAAAGAAPAAPAAPPASSPAPLPEEAFHV, encoded by the coding sequence GTGAGCCAGTCGCGCACTCCGCCCCGAATGCGCGCCCGCGGCATCGTCGTGCGCCGCGGCGGCCGCCCCGTGCTCGACGGCGTCGACCTCGAGCTGCGCGCCGGCGAGGTGATCGCGCTGGTCGGGCCGAACGGCGCCGGCAAGTCGACCCTGCTGCACGTGCTCGCCGGCGACCTCGTTCCCGACGCCGGCGAGATCCAGCTCGGCGGCATCCCGCTGCGCTCGCTCAAGCCCGCCGCGGCGGCCCGCCGCCGCTCGGTGCTGACGCAGTCGAACGAGGTGTCGTTCCCGTTCACGGTCGACGAGGTGGTGCGGATGGGCCGAGCGCCCTGGACCGGCGCCGACGAGAGCGCGCACGACGCGGCCGAGGTCGAGGCCGCGATCGACGTCGCCGAGCTGCGGGCGCTGCGCGAGCGACGGATGCCGCAGCTCTCCGGCGGCGAGCGCGCCCGCGCCGCCTCGGCCCGAGTGCGTGCCCAGGCGACCACGATCACGCTGCTCGACGAGCCGACCGCGAGCCTCGACATCCGCCACCAGGAGCGTCTGCTCGCCGATGTGCGCGCCCGCGCGGCTGCCGGTGCGAGCGCCGTCGTCGTGCTGCACGACCTCGACCTCGCCGCCGCCTGGGCGCATCGCGTCGCCGTGCTGGCCGAGGGCCGCATCCAGGCGCTCGACGTGCCGCACCGTGCGCTCGATGCCGTGCTGCTGAGTCGGGTGTACCGGCATCCTATCGCCGTGCATCCGGACCCGCTGGATGCGACGCGGCTCGTGATCCGGCCCGACCGACGGGCCGCGGCCGGTGCCGCACCCGCGGCGCCCGCCGCCCCTCCCGCGTCGTCCCCCGCCCCGCTTCCCGAGGAGGCCTTCCATGTCTGA
- a CDS encoding FecCD family ABC transporter permease, producing the protein MPSAATKPHRARRVSITLVGLAAALLIAALVSAATGQLPIPVAQILASLATHLNEALAGLGTPDWLRLPVATTPPTQLVDATLWAIRLPRVVLAMAVGAALSIGGLVMQGTFRNPLAEPGVVGVSSGAALAASAAIVFGIDGLGIFTAPALAFAGGLVTSLLVYVTARSGGRTEVVTLVLTGIAINAVAGAGIALMTFLADTQQREQIVFWQLGSLNGSRWQDVLVVLPIAAIGIVGAALLARRLDLLALGERQARHLGVDVERTRIVAIVVVAVLTAAAVALCGIISFVGLVVPHLMRMLLGPAHRALVPSCALGGAVLLLVADTVARTAVPYADLPIGMLTAIVGGPFFFWLLRRARRRSGGWA; encoded by the coding sequence ATGCCCTCCGCTGCGACGAAGCCGCACCGCGCCCGGCGCGTCAGCATCACGCTCGTCGGCCTCGCCGCGGCGCTCCTGATCGCGGCGCTCGTCTCGGCCGCGACCGGTCAGCTGCCCATCCCGGTCGCGCAGATCCTCGCCTCCCTCGCGACGCACCTCAACGAGGCTCTCGCGGGTCTCGGCACCCCCGACTGGCTCCGTCTTCCCGTGGCGACGACGCCGCCGACGCAGCTCGTCGATGCGACGCTGTGGGCCATCCGCCTCCCGCGCGTGGTGCTGGCGATGGCGGTCGGCGCGGCGCTGTCGATCGGCGGACTCGTGATGCAGGGCACCTTCCGCAACCCGCTCGCCGAGCCCGGCGTGGTCGGCGTCTCGTCGGGGGCGGCCCTCGCGGCGAGCGCGGCGATCGTGTTCGGCATCGACGGCCTCGGCATCTTCACCGCCCCAGCGCTCGCCTTCGCGGGCGGGCTCGTCACGAGCCTGCTCGTCTATGTGACGGCACGCTCGGGCGGACGCACCGAGGTCGTCACGCTCGTGCTCACCGGCATCGCGATCAACGCTGTCGCGGGTGCCGGCATCGCCCTCATGACCTTCCTCGCCGACACGCAGCAGCGCGAGCAGATCGTGTTCTGGCAGCTCGGCTCGCTCAACGGATCTCGCTGGCAGGACGTGCTGGTGGTGCTGCCGATCGCCGCCATCGGCATCGTCGGGGCGGCCCTGCTCGCTCGTCGTCTCGACCTGCTCGCCCTCGGCGAGCGCCAGGCCCGGCACCTGGGCGTGGATGTCGAGCGCACCCGCATCGTCGCGATCGTCGTCGTCGCGGTACTGACCGCGGCGGCCGTCGCGCTGTGCGGCATCATCTCCTTCGTCGGGCTCGTCGTGCCGCACCTCATGCGCATGCTGCTCGGCCCCGCGCACCGCGCCCTCGTGCCGAGCTGCGCGCTCGGCGGCGCCGTGCTGCTGCTCGTGGCCGACACGGTCGCGCGCACCGCGGTGCCCTACGCCGACCTGCCGATCGGGATGCTGACCGCGATCGTCGGCGGACCGTTCTTCTTCTGGCTGCTGCGCCGCGCGCGCCGCCGCTCGGGCGGGTGGGCGTGA
- a CDS encoding heme/hemin ABC transporter substrate-binding protein, which produces MSRPIPRTRRAPLLAGAALALLALAGCSAASGSTADAGAATPKLSTVKTLADPKSWQGPSTAKISQEPVEPITTGAQKLPVKLTDTQGEKVTVKNTDRILALDIYGSISRVTFELGLGDKIVGRDISSGFAEIQDRPLVTHNGHDLNAEAILALNPTLIITDTSLGPWDTILQMRDAGVTVVTVASSRSLEKSGELVGQIATALGVPQRGEVLSKRIDASVAKTEAQIAKVAPSDPAQKLRVVFLYVRGQAGVYYMFGTGSGADDLVTALGGVDVAGEIGWSGMRPLTDEGLVAARPDVILMMTKGLESVDGVDGLLEKVPALQQTPAGQNKRVVDMSDTEILSFGPDSSRVLDALAVALYAPKAAGSATAEKVAGASGSAGSGS; this is translated from the coding sequence ATGTCTCGCCCCATCCCCCGCACCCGCCGCGCGCCCCTCCTCGCGGGCGCCGCGCTCGCCCTGCTCGCCCTCGCCGGCTGCTCCGCCGCATCCGGCTCGACCGCCGACGCCGGCGCCGCCACGCCGAAGCTCAGCACGGTGAAGACCCTCGCCGACCCGAAGAGCTGGCAGGGCCCGAGCACGGCGAAGATCAGCCAGGAGCCGGTCGAGCCGATCACGACCGGCGCGCAGAAGCTGCCCGTGAAGCTGACCGACACGCAGGGCGAGAAGGTCACGGTGAAGAACACCGACCGCATCCTCGCGCTCGACATCTACGGCTCGATCTCGCGCGTCACCTTCGAACTCGGCTTGGGCGACAAGATCGTCGGCCGCGACATCTCGAGCGGCTTCGCCGAGATCCAGGACCGCCCGCTCGTCACCCACAACGGCCACGACCTCAACGCCGAGGCGATCCTCGCGCTGAACCCGACGCTGATCATCACCGACACGAGCCTCGGCCCGTGGGACACGATCCTGCAGATGCGGGATGCCGGCGTCACCGTCGTCACCGTCGCCTCCTCGCGCTCGCTCGAGAAGTCGGGCGAGCTGGTCGGACAGATCGCGACGGCGCTCGGCGTGCCGCAGCGCGGCGAGGTGCTGAGCAAGCGCATCGACGCGAGCGTCGCGAAGACCGAGGCGCAGATCGCGAAAGTCGCGCCGAGCGACCCGGCGCAGAAGCTGCGCGTCGTCTTCCTCTACGTGCGCGGGCAGGCCGGCGTGTACTACATGTTCGGCACCGGATCGGGAGCCGACGACCTCGTGACCGCCCTCGGCGGCGTGGATGTGGCGGGCGAGATCGGCTGGAGCGGCATGCGTCCGCTGACCGACGAGGGGCTCGTCGCGGCCCGGCCCGACGTGATCCTCATGATGACGAAGGGACTCGAGTCGGTCGACGGCGTCGATGGGCTGCTCGAGAAGGTGCCCGCCCTGCAGCAGACGCCCGCCGGGCAGAACAAGCGGGTCGTCGACATGAGCGACACCGAGATCCTCAGCTTCGGCCCCGACAGCTCGCGCGTGCTCGACGCCCTCGCCGTGGCGCTCTACGCGCCGAAGGCGGCCGGGTCGGCGACGGCCGAGAAGGTCGCGGGAGCGAGCGGCTCGGCGGGTTCGGGCTCGTGA
- a CDS encoding heme oxygenase (biliverdin-producing): protein MSDVILFSDAIRDRTRAVHRETEGSAFIAELVEGKRTRDDYVALVGQQYFVYQALEHVAEGLRGDPVAASFVDSKLTRLPAIEADLDFLAPGWRETLVPLAATQRYVLRIHEMAQWAGGFVAHHYTRYLGDLSGGQAIRTLLQRQFGFDTNGVGFYIFTEIAKPKLFKDTYRAQLDAAPWDEAEKDRVIAEVERAFRHNAEMFVDLERATAAVA from the coding sequence ATGTCCGACGTCATCCTCTTCTCCGACGCCATCCGCGACCGCACGCGTGCCGTGCATCGCGAGACCGAGGGCTCGGCCTTCATCGCCGAGCTCGTCGAGGGCAAGCGCACCCGCGACGACTACGTCGCGCTCGTCGGGCAGCAGTACTTCGTCTACCAGGCGCTCGAGCACGTCGCCGAGGGTCTGCGCGGCGACCCGGTCGCGGCGTCCTTCGTCGACAGCAAGCTCACCCGCCTGCCCGCGATCGAGGCCGACCTCGACTTCCTCGCGCCCGGCTGGCGCGAGACGCTCGTGCCGCTCGCGGCGACGCAGCGCTACGTGCTGCGCATCCACGAGATGGCGCAGTGGGCCGGCGGATTCGTCGCCCACCACTACACGCGCTACCTCGGCGACCTGTCGGGCGGGCAAGCGATCCGCACGCTGCTGCAGCGCCAGTTCGGCTTCGACACGAACGGCGTCGGCTTCTACATCTTCACCGAGATCGCCAAGCCGAAGCTCTTCAAAGACACCTACCGTGCGCAGCTCGACGCCGCCCCGTGGGACGAGGCCGAGAAGGATCGCGTGATCGCCGAGGTCGAGCGCGCCTTCCGTCACAACGCGGAGATGTTCGTCGATCTCGAGCGCGCGACCGCCGCGGTCGCCTGA
- a CDS encoding phytoene desaturase family protein encodes MIDATVVGAGPNGLAAAVTLAAAGLEVQLIERAGRVGGGMSSAELTLPGFVHDVCSAVHPGALASPFFRAWGLEHRVPLAIPDASYAHPLDGRDAAIAYLDLDRTVDELGPDGPGWRRFVEPLVEHFAGVQALTGGPLLRWPSDPTAARLFGTRALRLAAFGGVDAQGRGATPGRLGFATEAGAALSAGTAAHTVARLNTLGAAGAGLLLAAFGHTVGYPVPIGGSQAIADALAADFTERGGTIRLGEHVASPADIEPSRVTILDTSPEFLASYAGEKLPAGYRRALGRYRRGDGVAKIDFATSAPIPWADARVGAAPTVHLGGTRTEIAAAEAEVAAGRIPSNPYVLLTQPTVIDPSRAPEGQHTVWAYTHVPAGSDADLTETITAQIERFAPGFRDTILASAHRSAAQLALENPNDPGGEMMGGAVTVPQLIARPVLSRAPWRTPVAGLYLGSAATPPGPSTHGMNGWYAAATALRDHFGIRTAPFSA; translated from the coding sequence ATGATCGACGCGACCGTGGTCGGCGCTGGACCGAACGGCCTCGCCGCCGCCGTCACCCTGGCCGCGGCGGGTCTCGAGGTGCAGCTGATCGAGCGCGCCGGCCGCGTCGGAGGCGGCATGTCGTCGGCCGAGCTGACCCTGCCCGGCTTCGTGCACGACGTCTGCTCGGCCGTGCATCCGGGCGCGCTGGCGTCGCCGTTCTTCCGGGCCTGGGGGCTCGAGCACCGCGTGCCGCTCGCGATCCCCGACGCGTCGTACGCGCATCCGCTCGACGGCCGCGACGCCGCGATCGCCTACCTCGACCTCGACCGCACGGTCGACGAGCTCGGCCCCGACGGACCCGGATGGCGACGCTTCGTCGAACCTCTCGTCGAGCACTTCGCCGGTGTGCAGGCGCTGACCGGCGGACCGCTGCTGCGCTGGCCGAGCGACCCGACCGCGGCGCGGCTGTTCGGCACGCGCGCGCTGCGTCTCGCGGCCTTCGGCGGCGTGGATGCGCAGGGTCGCGGCGCGACGCCCGGTCGCCTCGGCTTCGCGACCGAGGCCGGCGCGGCCCTCTCGGCGGGAACCGCCGCTCACACGGTCGCCCGACTGAACACGCTCGGCGCCGCCGGCGCCGGCCTGCTGCTCGCCGCCTTCGGGCACACGGTCGGCTATCCGGTTCCGATCGGCGGCTCGCAGGCGATCGCCGACGCTCTCGCCGCCGACTTCACGGAGCGCGGCGGCACGATCCGTCTCGGCGAGCACGTCGCGAGCCCCGCCGACATCGAGCCGAGCCGCGTCACGATCCTCGACACGAGCCCCGAGTTCCTCGCGTCGTACGCGGGCGAGAAGCTGCCGGCGGGCTATCGCCGCGCGCTCGGCCGCTACCGCCGCGGCGACGGCGTCGCGAAGATCGACTTCGCGACGAGCGCGCCGATCCCCTGGGCGGACGCGCGGGTCGGCGCCGCCCCGACCGTGCACCTGGGCGGAACCCGCACCGAGATCGCGGCGGCCGAGGCCGAGGTGGCGGCCGGCCGCATCCCCTCGAACCCCTATGTGCTGCTGACCCAGCCGACCGTGATCGACCCCTCGCGCGCGCCCGAGGGCCAGCACACGGTGTGGGCCTACACGCACGTGCCGGCGGGGTCGGATGCCGACCTCACCGAGACGATCACGGCGCAGATCGAGCGCTTCGCCCCGGGATTCCGCGACACGATCCTCGCCAGCGCGCACCGCTCGGCGGCGCAGCTCGCGCTCGAGAACCCGAACGATCCGGGCGGCGAGATGATGGGCGGCGCCGTGACGGTGCCGCAGCTGATCGCGCGGCCCGTGCTATCGCGCGCGCCGTGGCGCACCCCGGTCGCGGGGCTCTACCTCGGCTCAGCGGCGACCCCGCCCGGTCCGTCGACGCACGGGATGAACGGCTGGTACGCCGCCGCGACCGCCCTGCGCGACCATTTCGGCATCCGCACGGCGCCGTTCAGCGCCTGA
- a CDS encoding SOS response-associated peptidase: MCGRFAMDKETNDLIEEFVLDGNDFRDWSVSYSIAPTEAIPVVRERAHSDGQVTRTVEQAAWDFHPSFITNHTRPQFNARIETVATNGMWKGAFAAHRVIVPMRGYYEWTGEKNAKTPWFIHAGAEPGTDASAPLLAAAGLCTVRKVDGEWQLSAAIITREARDASGEVHDRMPAFVTPELRDEWLSPAKLTAGAETEALVDALLASSEQVAGTVRTHEVDRRVNNSRAVDPADRTLIDPA; the protein is encoded by the coding sequence ATGTGCGGGCGCTTCGCGATGGACAAGGAGACGAACGACCTCATCGAGGAGTTCGTGCTCGACGGCAATGACTTCCGCGACTGGTCGGTGTCGTACTCGATCGCGCCGACCGAGGCGATCCCGGTGGTGCGCGAGCGCGCGCACAGCGACGGCCAGGTCACCCGCACGGTCGAGCAGGCCGCGTGGGACTTCCATCCCTCGTTCATCACGAACCACACCCGGCCCCAGTTCAACGCCCGCATCGAGACCGTCGCGACGAACGGCATGTGGAAGGGCGCCTTCGCCGCGCACCGCGTGATCGTGCCGATGCGCGGCTACTACGAGTGGACCGGCGAGAAGAACGCGAAGACGCCCTGGTTCATCCACGCCGGTGCCGAGCCGGGCACGGATGCGAGCGCGCCCCTGCTCGCCGCAGCCGGCCTCTGCACGGTGCGCAAGGTCGACGGCGAATGGCAGCTCTCAGCCGCGATCATCACCCGCGAGGCCCGCGACGCGAGCGGCGAAGTGCACGACCGCATGCCCGCCTTCGTCACGCCCGAGCTGCGCGACGAGTGGCTGAGCCCCGCCAAGCTCACGGCCGGCGCCGAGACCGAGGCCCTGGTGGATGCGCTGCTCGCCTCGAGCGAGCAGGTCGCCGGCACCGTGCGCACCCACGAGGTCGACCGTCGCGTCAACAACTCGCGTGCCGTCGACCCGGCCGACCGCACGCTCATCGACCCCGCCTGA
- a CDS encoding flavin monoamine oxidase family protein: MASANRIERDVVIIGAGASGLTAANALRDAGHSVVVLEARDRVGGRLWTREIDGATLEIGGQWVSPDQDALIDTLAELGLETYSRYREGDSVYVAADGTRTRFTGEIFPVAPETAAEIERLIALLDGLVAEVDPAAPWDHPRAAEYDQVSWKQWLSEQTDDVEARDNIALYIAEAMLTKPSHAFSLLQALLMAASAGSFSHLVDADFILDKRVVGGLQQVPLKLAERLGDDVILNAAVRRLEWTGGADASGADGTPIQGVVAYADGGIEVAARRAIVALPPNLFERIDFQPALPRLVQQAHQHLSLGLVIKVHAVYATPFWREQGLSGTAFSPYRIVHEAYDNSYDGDPRGTLVGFVSDQKADDVFSLPAEERKARILASLADYYGPEALSPEVYFESDWAAEEWTRGAYAASYDLGGLSRYGAHQTTPVGPIHWSCSDFAPEGYQHVDGAIRLGRTTAAAIAEQLRG, from the coding sequence ATGGCCAGCGCGAACCGCATCGAGCGCGACGTCGTGATCATCGGCGCCGGAGCATCCGGCCTCACCGCCGCGAACGCGCTGCGCGACGCCGGCCACAGCGTGGTCGTGCTCGAGGCCCGCGACCGCGTCGGCGGCCGACTCTGGACCCGCGAGATCGACGGCGCGACCCTCGAGATCGGCGGCCAGTGGGTCTCGCCCGACCAGGACGCGCTGATCGACACCCTCGCCGAGCTCGGCCTCGAGACCTACTCGCGCTACCGCGAGGGCGACAGCGTCTACGTCGCCGCCGACGGCACCCGCACGCGCTTCACCGGCGAGATCTTCCCGGTCGCCCCCGAGACCGCCGCCGAGATCGAGCGCCTCATCGCGCTGCTCGACGGCCTCGTGGCCGAGGTCGACCCGGCCGCCCCGTGGGATCACCCGCGCGCCGCCGAGTACGACCAGGTGTCGTGGAAGCAGTGGCTCAGCGAACAGACCGACGACGTCGAGGCGCGCGACAACATCGCCCTGTACATCGCCGAGGCGATGCTGACCAAGCCCTCGCACGCCTTCTCGCTGCTGCAGGCGCTGCTCATGGCCGCCTCGGCCGGGAGCTTCAGCCACCTGGTGGATGCCGACTTCATCCTCGACAAGCGCGTCGTCGGCGGGCTGCAGCAGGTTCCGCTCAAGCTCGCCGAGCGTCTCGGCGACGACGTCATCCTGAACGCCGCGGTGCGTCGACTCGAGTGGACGGGCGGGGCGGATGCCTCGGGTGCTGACGGCACGCCGATCCAGGGTGTCGTGGCTTACGCCGACGGCGGGATCGAGGTCGCCGCCCGGCGCGCGATCGTCGCGCTGCCGCCGAACCTGTTCGAGCGCATCGACTTCCAGCCCGCGCTGCCGCGTCTCGTGCAGCAGGCGCACCAGCACCTCTCGCTCGGCCTCGTCATCAAGGTGCACGCCGTCTACGCGACGCCGTTCTGGCGCGAGCAGGGGCTCTCGGGCACCGCGTTCAGCCCTTACCGGATCGTGCACGAGGCCTACGACAACAGCTACGACGGCGACCCGCGCGGCACCCTCGTCGGCTTCGTCAGCGACCAGAAGGCCGACGACGTGTTCTCGCTGCCGGCCGAGGAGCGCAAGGCGCGCATCCTCGCCTCGCTCGCCGACTACTACGGCCCCGAGGCGCTCAGCCCCGAGGTCTACTTCGAGTCGGACTGGGCGGCCGAGGAGTGGACGCGCGGCGCCTACGCCGCGAGCTACGACCTGGGCGGGCTCAGCCGCTACGGCGCGCACCAGACCACGCCGGTGGGCCCCATCCACTGGTCGTGCAGCGACTTCGCGCCCGAGGGCTACCAGCACGTGGATGGCGCGATCCGCCTCGGCCGCACGACCGCGGCGGCGATCGCCGAGCAGCTGCGCGGGTGA
- a CDS encoding universal stress protein, with protein MRFIVGYTSTPTGRDALALGIRLARAARAQLDLVLVVNLPERDAAADSPADDEYSRKLRATAQQWLDDAARSIPAGVEFATHLVDAESFAEGLLDAARDLRARFLVIGAAHGGLLGRIAAGSVAGALLHSAEVPVVLAPAGWATRPSAVDEPISRISCAIGARVGAAHLLDEALGVARRVGAPLRLVSLVGLDQDDGTARPDALEAGRRHAETLLQAATEQLPSDIEVSTDVAVASGVEAAVAAIDWDPAEVVLLGSSRLASPRRLFLGSTAAQMLRELPVPVVVVPSAAR; from the coding sequence ATGCGGTTCATCGTCGGGTACACGAGCACGCCGACCGGGCGGGACGCCCTGGCGCTCGGCATCCGGCTGGCCCGCGCCGCGCGCGCCCAGCTCGACCTCGTGCTCGTCGTCAACCTGCCCGAGCGCGACGCCGCAGCCGACTCCCCGGCCGACGACGAGTACAGCCGCAAGCTGCGCGCGACCGCGCAGCAGTGGCTCGACGACGCGGCCCGCAGCATCCCCGCCGGCGTCGAGTTCGCGACGCACCTCGTCGACGCCGAGTCGTTCGCCGAGGGCCTGCTCGACGCCGCGCGTGACCTCCGCGCCCGCTTCCTCGTGATCGGCGCCGCGCACGGCGGCCTGCTCGGGCGCATCGCCGCGGGCAGCGTCGCCGGCGCCCTGCTGCACTCGGCCGAGGTGCCGGTCGTGCTCGCCCCGGCCGGATGGGCGACCCGCCCCAGCGCCGTCGACGAGCCGATCAGTCGCATCAGCTGCGCCATCGGGGCCCGCGTGGGCGCCGCCCACCTGCTCGACGAGGCCCTCGGCGTCGCCCGCCGCGTCGGCGCGCCGCTGCGGCTCGTCTCGCTCGTCGGACTCGACCAGGACGACGGCACCGCCCGCCCCGACGCGCTCGAGGCCGGACGCCGGCACGCCGAGACCCTGCTGCAGGCCGCGACCGAGCAGCTGCCCTCCGATATCGAGGTCAGCACGGATGTCGCGGTCGCGAGCGGCGTCGAGGCGGCCGTCGCCGCGATCGACTGGGACCCCGCGGAGGTCGTGCTGCTCGGCTCGAGCCGCCTCGCCTCCCCGCGCCGCCTCTTCCTCGGGTCGACGGCCGCGCAGATGCTGCGCGAGCTGCCGGTGCCGGTCGTCGTGGTGCCCAGCGCGGCGCGCTGA